One genomic region from Halomicrobium zhouii encodes:
- the mutL gene encoding DNA mismatch repair endonuclease MutL encodes MTGDVDADDGRESDDGATASAIRQLDDQTVERIAAGEVVERPASVVKELVENSLDADASRVSVAVEAGGTEGIRITDDGVGMSREAVETAVEKHTTSKISDIADLEAGVATLGFRGEALHAIGAVSRVTITTRPRGEDTGTELVLEGGEVTSVGPAGCPEGTTIEVADLFYNVPARRKYLKQASTEFAHVNTVVTSYALANPAVAVSLEHDGRETFATTGQGDLQETVMSVYGREVARSMIAVESDDSDLPEGPLDGVSGLVSHPETNRAGREYLSTYVNGRYVRANAVREAVVDAYGTQLAPDRYPFAVLFLDVDPGTVDVNVHPRKMEIRFADEAGMREQVVSAVEGALLREGLIRSGAPRGRSAPDQTEIAPERSEDGSEADGDGADDRGSSDRGDSRRLSIDAADVKEGQNAGASERERPSRPTGDDTPQPPTADADGGTDASVSSSSTGPEPSTPTDAGSGTTSSDTDLSSDTDPSSDAGRSSDTDRSSDPVRPSDPSRKFTGGRQQRRLGGEEPTESFDTLPSMRILGQLHETYVVAETDDGLVLVDQHAADERINYERLKEAFRGETTTQALADPVELELTAREAELFADRGEALSRLGFHANRVDDRTVEVTTVPGVVADGAGPELVRDALSAFVSGEDAAAETVEAAADELLGDLACYPSITGNTSLTEGSIRELLAALDECENPYACPHGRPVVIELDRGELEDRFERDYPGHSGRRE; translated from the coding sequence ATGACGGGGGACGTCGACGCCGACGACGGCCGGGAGTCGGACGACGGCGCGACTGCGTCCGCCATCCGCCAGCTCGACGACCAGACCGTCGAGCGCATCGCCGCCGGCGAGGTGGTCGAGCGCCCGGCCTCGGTCGTCAAGGAACTCGTCGAGAACAGCCTCGACGCCGACGCGAGCCGGGTCTCGGTCGCGGTCGAGGCGGGCGGCACCGAGGGCATCCGCATCACCGACGACGGCGTCGGAATGAGTCGCGAGGCGGTCGAGACCGCCGTCGAGAAACACACCACCTCCAAGATCAGCGACATCGCGGACCTGGAGGCCGGCGTCGCCACGCTGGGCTTCCGCGGCGAGGCGCTCCACGCCATCGGCGCGGTGTCGCGGGTGACTATCACCACGCGCCCGCGCGGCGAGGATACGGGGACCGAACTGGTGCTGGAGGGCGGCGAGGTGACGAGCGTCGGCCCCGCGGGCTGTCCGGAGGGAACCACCATCGAGGTGGCGGACCTGTTCTACAACGTTCCCGCCCGCCGGAAGTACCTCAAGCAGGCCAGCACGGAGTTCGCCCACGTCAACACCGTCGTGACGAGCTACGCGCTGGCCAACCCGGCCGTCGCCGTCTCGCTGGAACACGACGGCCGCGAGACGTTCGCGACGACGGGGCAGGGCGACCTGCAGGAGACCGTGATGTCCGTCTACGGCCGGGAGGTGGCCCGGTCCATGATCGCCGTGGAGAGCGACGATTCGGACCTCCCAGAGGGTCCCCTCGACGGCGTCTCGGGCCTTGTCAGCCACCCCGAGACGAACCGCGCCGGCCGCGAGTACCTCTCGACGTACGTCAACGGCCGCTACGTCCGGGCGAACGCGGTCAGGGAGGCCGTCGTCGACGCCTACGGCACCCAGCTCGCCCCCGACCGGTACCCCTTCGCCGTCCTCTTCCTCGACGTCGACCCCGGGACGGTGGACGTCAACGTCCACCCCCGAAAGATGGAGATCCGGTTCGCCGACGAGGCGGGGATGCGCGAACAGGTCGTGAGTGCCGTCGAAGGTGCCCTACTTCGCGAAGGCCTGATCCGTAGCGGCGCACCGCGCGGGCGGTCGGCGCCCGACCAGACCGAGATCGCACCCGAGCGGAGCGAGGACGGGAGCGAGGCGGACGGCGACGGTGCCGACGACCGGGGTTCGTCCGACCGCGGCGACTCCCGCCGGCTCTCCATCGACGCCGCCGACGTCAAGGAGGGCCAGAATGCGGGCGCGTCCGAACGCGAGCGCCCGTCCCGACCCACCGGCGACGACACCCCACAGCCGCCGACAGCGGACGCCGACGGCGGGACCGACGCATCAGTTTCGTCATCGTCGACCGGCCCGGAGCCGTCGACGCCAACTGACGCCGGGTCCGGGACCACGTCCAGCGACACCGACCTATCGAGCGACACCGACCCATCGAGCGACGCCGGCCGGTCGAGCGATACCGACCGATCCAGCGATCCGGTCCGCCCAAGCGACCCCTCACGGAAGTTCACTGGCGGGCGCCAGCAGCGCCGACTCGGCGGCGAGGAACCCACCGAGTCCTTCGACACGCTCCCGTCGATGCGCATCCTCGGCCAGCTCCACGAGACCTACGTCGTCGCCGAGACCGACGACGGCCTCGTCCTCGTCGACCAGCACGCCGCCGACGAGCGGATCAACTACGAGCGCCTCAAGGAGGCCTTCAGGGGGGAGACGACGACCCAGGCGCTGGCCGACCCCGTCGAACTGGAACTGACGGCCAGGGAGGCCGAACTGTTCGCCGACCGCGGCGAGGCGCTCTCCCGGCTGGGCTTCCACGCCAACCGGGTCGACGACCGCACCGTCGAAGTGACGACGGTCCCCGGCGTCGTCGCCGACGGCGCCGGCCCGGAACTCGTCCGGGACGCGCTGTCCGCGTTCGTCTCGGGCGAGGACGCGGCCGCCGAGACGGTCGAGGCCGCCGCCGACGAACTGTTGGGTGATCTGGCCTGCTACCCGTCGATCACCGGCAACACGTCGCTGACGGAAGGGTCGATCCGCGAGTTACTGGCCGCGCTGGACGAGTGCGAGAATCCGTACGCCTGTCCGCACGGACGGCCGGTGGTCATCGAACTCGACCGCGGCGAACTGGAAGACCGGTTCGAGCGCGACTATCCCGGTCATTCTGGACGGCGGGAATGA
- a CDS encoding sugar kinase: MTRLVTFGETALRITPPGRERLETATDVRLRADGTESNVAVAASRLGTPSVWISKLPDTPLGKRVQSELHEHGLDTDVVWAEADAGRQGLSFHEMARSPREDVAIQDRGDVAAATVTPGELPMTKITSADAVFVSGSTMALSPNAADTVEAILRAAGGTRVLDLDFDPGLWSADRARRAFEGLLDAVDVLIANEEDAKTIFERSGNPREIIHSIASEGGFDEVVITRSERGAIAVDDNILHEVDAIETELVDAAGQHDAFVGGFLHRHLADASTEDALRHGLAAAAITRTIPGPMTTMSAGEVERLAAAAADDGRGH; the protein is encoded by the coding sequence ATGACACGTCTCGTCACCTTCGGTGAGACAGCCCTCCGCATCACGCCGCCGGGGCGCGAGCGCCTCGAAACCGCCACGGACGTCCGCCTGCGGGCGGACGGGACAGAGAGTAACGTCGCCGTCGCGGCGAGTCGTCTGGGGACGCCGTCGGTCTGGATCTCGAAGCTCCCGGACACGCCGCTGGGCAAGCGGGTTCAGTCGGAATTGCACGAACACGGACTCGACACCGACGTCGTGTGGGCCGAGGCGGACGCCGGGCGCCAGGGCCTCTCGTTCCACGAGATGGCGCGCAGCCCGCGCGAGGACGTCGCCATCCAGGACCGGGGCGACGTCGCGGCGGCGACGGTCACGCCGGGGGAACTCCCGATGACGAAGATAACGAGCGCCGACGCGGTGTTCGTCAGCGGGTCGACGATGGCGCTGTCGCCGAACGCGGCGGACACCGTCGAGGCCATCCTCCGGGCGGCCGGCGGGACGCGCGTCCTCGACCTGGACTTCGACCCCGGACTCTGGTCGGCCGACCGGGCCCGGCGGGCGTTCGAGGGGCTGCTCGACGCCGTCGACGTCCTGATCGCCAACGAGGAGGACGCCAAGACCATCTTCGAACGCTCTGGCAACCCGCGGGAGATCATCCACTCCATCGCGTCGGAGGGCGGCTTCGACGAGGTGGTCATCACCCGGAGCGAGCGGGGCGCCATCGCGGTCGACGACAACATCCTTCACGAGGTCGACGCCATCGAGACGGAACTGGTCGACGCGGCCGGCCAGCACGACGCGTTCGTCGGCGGGTTCCTCCACAGGCACCTCGCCGACGCGTCGACGGAGGACGCGCTGCGCCACGGCCTCGCCGCCGCGGCTATCACGCGGACCATTCCGGGGCCGATGACGACGATGTCGGCCGGCGAAGTGGAGCGGCTGGCGGCGGCGGCCGCTGACGACGGACGCGGGCACTGA
- a CDS encoding PGF-CTERM sorting domain-containing protein, whose amino-acid sequence MIPTRVHATVVLVAALCLSVGVPAVVAGQSNVTLTVTVVDQDGDTVSDVDISATWDDGGPVNETTRSNGQALVDVPEGANVTISVHDEDYVRNTPLVIQDAETGEVDVEVAEAGSATVEVVDAQGPVGDAKVEIYDGDDRIADGRTASDGTFATRDIEQGDYEVRVLKEGYLRNATDLTVDGDVTHEVEVQQDSRLLQVTVRDDHYSPPQAVANASVRVGGRGTVTTLSNGEATVQVPVNANYDITVTRDGYETNETSVRVREEAESANLTIQRTDAISLDAANERVVAGESVRVTVTDEYGDPVSGADVAIDGESAGTTNDEGELSVTVEGAGTHNLTATSGDLEATASVEGVGADGDEATATASATENETGTETSDFSGPGFTVVGAVVALLAAGLLARRD is encoded by the coding sequence ATGATACCGACACGCGTCCACGCGACGGTCGTTCTCGTGGCCGCACTCTGTCTCTCGGTGGGGGTACCGGCAGTCGTCGCGGGCCAGAGCAACGTAACGCTCACAGTGACGGTCGTCGACCAGGACGGCGACACCGTCAGCGACGTCGACATCTCGGCGACCTGGGACGACGGCGGCCCGGTCAACGAGACCACCCGTTCCAACGGCCAGGCCCTCGTCGACGTGCCCGAGGGCGCCAACGTCACCATCTCGGTCCACGACGAGGACTACGTCCGCAACACGCCGCTCGTCATCCAGGACGCCGAGACCGGAGAGGTCGACGTCGAGGTTGCCGAGGCCGGCTCGGCGACCGTCGAGGTCGTCGACGCCCAGGGCCCGGTCGGTGACGCGAAGGTCGAAATCTACGACGGCGACGACCGCATCGCCGACGGACGCACCGCCAGCGACGGCACCTTCGCCACGCGCGACATCGAACAGGGCGACTACGAGGTCCGTGTCCTGAAGGAGGGGTACCTCCGGAACGCGACCGACCTGACAGTCGACGGTGACGTCACCCACGAAGTCGAAGTCCAGCAGGACTCGCGGCTCCTCCAGGTCACCGTCCGCGACGACCACTACTCGCCGCCCCAGGCCGTCGCGAACGCGAGCGTGCGGGTCGGGGGCCGCGGCACGGTGACGACGCTCTCCAACGGCGAAGCGACCGTCCAGGTGCCGGTCAACGCCAACTACGATATCACCGTCACCAGGGACGGCTACGAGACCAACGAGACGTCGGTCCGCGTGCGCGAGGAGGCCGAATCGGCCAACCTCACCATCCAGCGCACCGACGCCATCAGCCTCGACGCCGCGAACGAGCGCGTCGTCGCCGGGGAGTCGGTCCGCGTGACCGTCACCGACGAGTACGGCGACCCCGTCTCCGGGGCCGACGTCGCCATCGACGGCGAGTCCGCCGGCACGACCAACGACGAGGGCGAACTCTCCGTCACGGTCGAGGGCGCCGGGACGCACAACCTCACCGCCACCAGCGGCGACCTCGAGGCCACCGCCAGCGTCGAGGGCGTCGGCGCCGACGGCGACGAGGCGACCGCCACCGCCTCGGCGACCGAGAACGAGACCGGTACCGAGACGTCCGACTTCAGCGGCCCCGGCTTCACCGTCGTGGGGGCGGTGGTCGCGCTGCTGGCGGCCGGGCTGCTGGCGCGCCGGGACTGA
- a CDS encoding DUF7437 domain-containing protein: MSNAPSPTQPPDAGHTAHRFFVVQELLGTPDLARFYTDLLVNSPTTVTAARERQGFSKSTAYKYANTLAELGVAEELDEYEDGSSLWRADPVSGDWTDETTLELGPAIIAVYGATGVDDDLELFVDRHGKAALAPAVMATLAYLQGETTRRGVADELGVPAVEAIAVTQAIERIVTVVKDHDPTLSDIAFEVDVHDRAIEQGPYQRADA; the protein is encoded by the coding sequence ATGTCGAACGCTCCATCCCCCACCCAGCCACCGGACGCGGGACACACCGCACACCGGTTTTTCGTCGTCCAGGAGCTGCTGGGGACGCCTGACCTCGCGCGGTTCTACACAGACCTCCTGGTCAACTCTCCGACGACGGTCACGGCGGCCCGTGAACGCCAGGGATTCTCCAAGAGCACTGCCTACAAGTACGCGAATACGCTCGCCGAACTGGGCGTCGCTGAAGAACTGGACGAGTACGAAGACGGGTCCTCGCTCTGGCGTGCCGATCCGGTGAGTGGGGACTGGACTGACGAAACGACCCTCGAACTCGGTCCCGCCATCATCGCGGTCTACGGGGCGACCGGCGTCGACGACGACCTCGAACTGTTCGTCGACCGGCACGGAAAAGCGGCACTCGCCCCGGCGGTCATGGCCACGCTCGCGTACCTGCAGGGTGAGACGACGCGCCGTGGCGTCGCAGACGAACTCGGCGTGCCCGCCGTGGAGGCCATCGCCGTCACCCAGGCGATCGAGCGGATCGTCACTGTCGTGAAAGACCACGACCCGACGCTCAGCGATATTGCGTTCGAGGTGGACGTTCACGACCGAGCGATCGAGCAGGGGCCGTACCAGCGCGCCGATGCGTGA
- a CDS encoding GNAT family N-acetyltransferase, whose amino-acid sequence MSDPLIGCATPDDAPELAEVYHSAYARNRELGFPASAESVEVTEVADWIRDHRVFVARVDGDIVGGVRVTETDPDRVKISRFGVHEEWKGQGIGGRLLDHAEDAARADGYERVWLTTPGEHPFLPTLYRSRGYEETGDYPLDYRDYDEIVMEKRL is encoded by the coding sequence ATGAGCGACCCACTGATCGGATGCGCCACTCCGGACGACGCACCGGAACTCGCCGAGGTGTACCACAGCGCCTACGCCCGGAACCGCGAACTCGGCTTCCCCGCCAGCGCGGAGAGCGTCGAAGTGACCGAGGTCGCCGACTGGATACGGGACCACCGCGTCTTCGTCGCGCGGGTCGACGGCGATATCGTCGGCGGTGTACGGGTCACGGAGACAGACCCGGACCGTGTCAAGATCAGCCGGTTCGGCGTCCACGAGGAGTGGAAGGGGCAAGGCATCGGCGGTCGGTTGCTGGACCACGCGGAGGACGCGGCGCGAGCGGACGGGTACGAGCGGGTGTGGCTCACCACGCCCGGCGAGCATCCCTTCCTGCCCACCCTGTACCGGAGCCGCGGGTACGAGGAGACCGGCGACTACCCGCTCGACTACCGGGATTACGACGAAATCGTCATGGAAAAACGGCTCTGA
- the ygfZ gene encoding CAF17-like 4Fe-4S cluster assembly/insertion protein YgfZ, translated as MTVIEDVHDVHGATYREVGGRRVVDHYGRPERVVRAVRNVVGVIEMGYGVVTITGADRVDFVDNAVSNCVPTADGEGCYALLLDPQGAIETAMYVYNAGERLLIFTAPDRAEPLVEDWREKTFIQDVDIDLATDEFAVFGVHGPEATEKVASVLNGAGTPEAHLSFVRGTMVDAGVTVIRGDGLAGEEGYEVVCAADVASDVFDTLENRGVNAAPFGYRTWETLTLEAGTPLFETELQGRIPNVLGLRNAVDFEKGCFVGQEVVSRVENRGQPSTRLVGLTCDAVPDLGAAVFAGDASIGEVTRAVESPTREEPIAFAAVDYDLPDEALTVRVDSEEVEAERTDLPFVEGSDESARLPRYE; from the coding sequence ATGACCGTCATCGAGGACGTCCACGACGTCCACGGCGCGACGTACCGCGAGGTGGGTGGGCGACGCGTCGTCGACCACTACGGCCGGCCCGAGCGCGTCGTCCGCGCGGTGCGCAACGTCGTCGGCGTGATCGAGATGGGCTACGGCGTCGTCACGATAACCGGCGCGGACCGCGTCGACTTCGTCGACAACGCCGTCTCGAACTGCGTGCCGACGGCGGACGGCGAGGGCTGCTACGCACTCCTCCTCGATCCGCAGGGCGCCATCGAGACGGCAATGTACGTCTACAACGCCGGCGAGCGCCTGCTGATCTTCACCGCGCCGGACCGGGCCGAACCGCTCGTCGAGGACTGGCGGGAGAAGACGTTCATCCAGGACGTCGACATCGACCTCGCCACGGACGAGTTCGCCGTCTTCGGCGTCCACGGCCCCGAGGCGACGGAGAAGGTCGCCAGCGTGCTCAACGGCGCGGGCACGCCCGAAGCGCACCTCTCCTTTGTCCGCGGGACGATGGTCGACGCCGGCGTCACCGTGATCCGCGGCGACGGCCTGGCCGGTGAGGAGGGGTACGAGGTGGTCTGTGCCGCTGACGTCGCCAGCGACGTCTTCGACACGCTGGAGAACCGCGGGGTCAACGCCGCCCCCTTCGGCTACCGCACCTGGGAGACGCTCACACTCGAAGCCGGGACGCCGCTGTTCGAGACGGAGCTGCAGGGGAGAATCCCGAACGTCCTCGGCCTGCGCAACGCCGTCGACTTCGAGAAGGGCTGTTTCGTCGGCCAGGAGGTCGTCTCCCGCGTCGAGAACCGCGGCCAGCCCTCGACGCGGCTGGTCGGCCTGACCTGCGACGCCGTCCCGGACTTGGGCGCGGCGGTCTTTGCCGGCGACGCGTCCATCGGGGAGGTGACGCGAGCAGTGGAGAGTCCGACGCGCGAGGAGCCCATCGCCTTCGCCGCCGTGGACTACGACCTGCCGGACGAGGCGCTGACTGTTCGAGTGGACAGTGAGGAAGTGGAGGCCGAGCGAACCGACCTCCCGTTCGTCGAGGGCTCGGACGAGTCGGCGCGGCTGCCGCGGTACGAGTGA
- a CDS encoding phosphotransferase family protein: MTRDVHDVLESHANSYTVHRVLHDVPPHRVYEVTVDGVRAACKLAREPRATPSIEARVIEHAERETDVPVPNVLTVGDGYFLTEWCDDAPDDQVAVTESGARAMGASLATLHAQTSFQSTGLFGGSDTLAVRSEDTWSETLRERLSAVHDDLAGTGYEDVSERALAFVDDHRTFFDAADDAVLVHGDFVPSHVTFDQDEVSRVVDWEHAIAGPGEYDFARTVLHVFDNPARENERHSEAFRSGYESVRELPAGSDLRRRAYKALIFAFDIRQGYVQDQRPAEELEQFNERFRELAFRIIDDVDEALGGRD; this comes from the coding sequence ATGACACGTGACGTCCACGACGTACTGGAATCGCATGCGAACAGCTATACCGTCCATCGGGTCCTCCACGACGTCCCGCCACACCGCGTCTACGAAGTAACTGTGGACGGCGTTCGAGCAGCCTGCAAGCTAGCTCGGGAACCACGAGCGACGCCTTCGATCGAAGCCCGCGTCATCGAGCACGCCGAGCGCGAAACCGACGTCCCTGTTCCCAACGTCCTCACCGTGGGCGACGGCTACTTCCTGACCGAGTGGTGTGACGACGCGCCGGACGACCAGGTCGCAGTCACGGAATCCGGAGCACGGGCCATGGGCGCCTCTCTTGCAACCCTCCACGCTCAAACCTCGTTCCAGAGTACCGGCCTGTTCGGGGGTTCCGACACGCTAGCAGTTCGATCGGAGGACACCTGGAGTGAGACGCTCAGGGAGAGACTCTCCGCCGTCCACGACGACCTGGCCGGGACCGGATACGAAGACGTCAGCGAGCGCGCGCTCGCGTTCGTCGATGATCATCGGACGTTCTTCGACGCCGCTGACGACGCGGTACTGGTTCACGGCGACTTCGTTCCGAGTCACGTCACGTTCGACCAGGACGAGGTCAGCCGCGTCGTGGACTGGGAACACGCGATAGCTGGCCCGGGCGAGTACGATTTCGCACGAACAGTCCTGCACGTCTTCGATAATCCGGCTCGTGAGAACGAGCGTCACAGCGAGGCGTTTCGTTCGGGATACGAGTCCGTTCGTGAACTCCCCGCCGGCTCCGACCTTCGGCGACGGGCCTACAAGGCACTGATCTTCGCCTTCGATATCAGACAGGGCTACGTGCAGGACCAGCGACCCGCTGAAGAACTGGAGCAGTTCAACGAGAGGTTCCGGGAGCTCGCGTTCCGCATCATCGACGACGTGGACGAGGCACTCGGCGGCAGGGATTGA
- a CDS encoding AzlD family protein — protein MIDLDPLTVATIFAMALATYVTKAGGMWVLDRIEISERTEAGLEALPGGIIVAILAPRLVDGDPATWVAAGVVLVVAYRTENVLLSLIVGFVTVLVLRGQVFALV, from the coding sequence GTGATTGACCTGGACCCGCTGACGGTGGCGACCATCTTCGCGATGGCGCTGGCCACCTACGTCACGAAGGCGGGCGGCATGTGGGTGCTCGACCGGATCGAGATCTCCGAGCGAACTGAGGCCGGCCTGGAGGCCCTCCCCGGCGGGATCATCGTCGCGATTCTCGCACCGCGACTCGTCGACGGCGACCCCGCGACCTGGGTCGCCGCCGGGGTGGTGCTGGTGGTCGCCTACAGGACCGAGAACGTCTTGCTGTCGCTGATCGTCGGGTTCGTGACGGTACTGGTGCTCAGGGGGCAGGTGTTCGCGCTGGTTTGA
- a CDS encoding AzlC family ABC transporter permease — protein MAESRPDDGPASAESAASGPDTDDPPSFSLAGVRDGFRACVPIALGVAGYGVVFGVLARRAGLSTAEATLMSATVLAGAAQVIAVGIWEYPVPVVALVVTTFVVNLRYALMGASLRPWFRHLSPRETYGSLFFMADENWALTMAELRSGGTQGAYLLGSGLAIWTFWVAATVLGATVGGVVEDPARWGFDFVLTAVFLVLAVTLWAGKRSLAPWIVAAGVALAGARFLPGEWYILLGGLAASAVAVIRRD, from the coding sequence ATGGCTGAGTCGCGGCCCGACGACGGACCAGCGTCGGCCGAGAGCGCCGCGTCGGGCCCGGACACAGACGACCCACCCTCGTTCTCGCTCGCCGGCGTCCGCGACGGCTTTCGCGCCTGCGTCCCCATCGCGCTCGGCGTCGCGGGCTACGGCGTCGTCTTCGGCGTGCTCGCCCGCCGGGCCGGTCTGAGCACCGCCGAGGCGACGCTGATGAGCGCGACAGTGCTCGCCGGCGCCGCTCAGGTCATCGCGGTCGGGATCTGGGAGTACCCCGTCCCCGTCGTCGCCCTGGTCGTCACCACGTTCGTCGTCAACCTCCGGTACGCGCTGATGGGCGCCTCGCTGCGGCCGTGGTTCCGCCACCTCTCGCCGCGCGAGACCTACGGGAGCCTCTTCTTCATGGCCGACGAGAACTGGGCGCTGACGATGGCAGAGTTGCGTTCCGGCGGCACCCAGGGCGCGTACCTGTTGGGAAGCGGCCTCGCCATCTGGACGTTCTGGGTCGCGGCGACCGTCCTCGGCGCGACCGTCGGCGGCGTGGTCGAGGACCCCGCCCGCTGGGGGTTCGACTTCGTGCTCACCGCCGTCTTTCTCGTCCTGGCGGTGACGCTGTGGGCGGGCAAGCGCTCGCTGGCGCCGTGGATAGTCGCCGCTGGGGTCGCCCTCGCCGGCGCTCGCTTTCTCCCCGGCGAGTGGTATATCCTGCTCGGCGGCCTGGCCGCCAGCGCCGTGGCGGTGATCCGCCGTGATTGA
- a CDS encoding outer membrane lipoprotein-sorting protein has protein sequence MATKRPSTERAVLLVAALVALAGVAGSAWVATSASAPDRPQFDDDVADQYDAIQGVEGTRTTTIERNGTVESTRTYAVQLRPDTGEKRLSLREGPESRFGTRVSNGSVLWLYERETPNVTRIELDDDRASSRGDTIARLFARLNATTGDGETPAEPPTVEPLPVVPESAAQSGAATGVGGGPLTVSYGGTDTVADREVYVLRLTPVNESTDANYEQTLWLDAENYFPLKQRTAWTHEGQRTVMTTTYTDVAFDPGLDDDTFTPDIPENATVHSPDTAETTTYRSVGALREASDVAVPDPVVPPTYELTYATQTNGRVQGVGLRYANRTSVVSVAKYSFTYADEDDEGELTIDGRPATLTTGQRVSLSWNCEDYRYTVRGTGISADVVVDIGESVGCPGAGGR, from the coding sequence ATGGCAACCAAACGCCCATCCACCGAACGAGCCGTCCTCCTGGTCGCGGCGCTGGTCGCCCTCGCCGGCGTCGCCGGCAGCGCCTGGGTCGCCACCTCCGCGAGCGCGCCCGACCGCCCCCAGTTCGACGACGACGTCGCCGACCAGTACGACGCCATCCAGGGCGTCGAGGGTACCCGGACGACCACCATCGAGCGGAACGGAACCGTCGAGAGCACCCGGACGTACGCGGTCCAGTTGCGCCCCGACACCGGGGAGAAACGTCTCTCCCTCCGCGAGGGGCCCGAGAGCAGGTTCGGCACGCGGGTGTCGAACGGCTCGGTGCTGTGGCTCTACGAGCGCGAGACGCCCAACGTGACCAGGATCGAACTCGACGACGACCGCGCGTCGTCCCGTGGCGACACGATCGCGCGGCTGTTCGCCCGACTGAACGCGACCACTGGCGACGGGGAGACGCCGGCCGAACCGCCGACCGTCGAACCGTTGCCGGTCGTTCCCGAGTCCGCCGCCCAGTCCGGCGCCGCGACGGGCGTCGGCGGTGGTCCTCTCACCGTCAGCTACGGCGGGACCGACACCGTGGCGGACCGCGAGGTGTACGTCCTCCGCCTGACGCCGGTGAACGAATCGACCGACGCGAACTACGAGCAGACGCTGTGGCTGGACGCGGAGAACTACTTCCCCCTGAAACAGCGGACCGCGTGGACCCACGAAGGCCAGCGGACGGTCATGACCACGACGTACACCGACGTCGCGTTCGACCCGGGACTCGACGACGACACCTTCACCCCCGACATCCCCGAGAACGCGACCGTCCACAGCCCGGACACCGCCGAGACGACGACGTACCGGAGCGTCGGCGCGCTCAGGGAGGCGTCGGACGTCGCCGTCCCCGACCCGGTCGTCCCGCCGACCTACGAACTGACCTACGCCACGCAGACGAACGGTCGCGTCCAGGGCGTCGGGCTCCGGTACGCGAACCGGACCTCCGTGGTCAGCGTCGCGAAGTACAGCTTCACCTACGCTGACGAGGACGACGAGGGTGAGCTGACCATCGACGGCCGGCCAGCCACGCTCACCACGGGCCAGCGGGTGTCGCTGTCGTGGAACTGCGAGGACTACCGCTACACAGTCCGGGGAACCGGCATCTCGGCGGACGTCGTCGTCGACATCGGCGAGTCGGTCGGCTGTCCCGGTGCCGGCGGGCGATAG
- a CDS encoding winged helix-turn-helix domain-containing protein, protein MSEDVALGELLDLLSDDYARAILAVTSVRPMSAKQIAEECDMSQPTVYRRAQRLTEFDLLEEQTHVRTGGNDYNVYAATLSEFSMQLAEGSFEATVESSPPPAFPGDTEDDTADRFTKMWEHL, encoded by the coding sequence GTGAGCGAGGACGTGGCGCTGGGCGAGCTCCTGGACCTCCTCAGCGACGACTACGCCCGGGCCATCCTCGCGGTGACGAGTGTGCGACCGATGTCAGCCAAACAGATAGCCGAGGAGTGCGACATGTCCCAGCCCACGGTGTACCGCCGGGCCCAGCGGTTGACGGAGTTCGACCTCCTCGAGGAACAGACCCACGTCAGGACGGGCGGAAACGACTACAACGTCTACGCGGCGACCCTCTCGGAGTTTTCCATGCAACTGGCCGAGGGCTCGTTCGAGGCCACCGTCGAGTCCTCGCCCCCGCCCGCGTTCCCTGGCGACACCGAAGACGACACCGCGGACAGATTCACCAAGATGTGGGAGCACCTCTGA
- a CDS encoding DUF7521 family protein — protein sequence MVGISTAVQWFVLALAFGSTVVGGYVGYQAYRGYRRHHSRTMQYLSVGLFLLTAVAFSTAFVGSLLLRQGVLPESLQQSLTLLTRTFQFVGVLFIAYSLHRRG from the coding sequence ATGGTCGGCATATCGACCGCAGTCCAGTGGTTCGTCCTCGCGCTCGCCTTCGGGTCGACGGTCGTCGGCGGCTACGTCGGCTACCAGGCCTACCGCGGCTACCGCCGCCACCACAGCCGGACCATGCAGTACCTCTCGGTCGGCCTCTTCCTCCTGACGGCAGTGGCCTTCTCCACCGCGTTCGTCGGTTCCCTGCTCCTGCGACAGGGCGTCCTGCCGGAGTCACTCCAGCAGTCGCTCACGCTCCTGACGCGGACGTTCCAGTTCGTTGGCGTGCTCTTCATCGCGTACTCGCTCCATCGCAGAGGGTGA